The genomic DNA TGTTATCTCTAaagatagcagcatggctcagTTATGAAACTGTATCCCTGTACAGACAGCAGCATGGAGTTATCTGGCATAGTTAACTTATTAATGAACTGAGGTAAAGCTTCGCCCAAGAAGACTTTTATGCCTTGCCTTGGTCCTTAGTGTTGGTGATCTCTGTTAAAAGGTGCAAGAAGTGTTAGGATAATGTCTCACAGACATTTTATGTATGTACTGTACATCCTTGTATCTCTTTTCAGGTTGTACTTCTGCAAACTTTCCTTCTaatttttgtgcacattttgtcCCATACACCAATGTTTACCCTTTAAATTGCTACAACAGCTGTTTTGCATCCCTTTATGACATCCTGGATATGATAATAGACTCTTATGAACCAATAACACGTCTTCCTCCGGTCGCTGTTTGGATTTGATGaatgtgttgtttctttgctcTCTCTTAGGGATGCCGACTGCAGAGAGGGCGGTGCTTCAGGAGCAGCTCATTGACGTCATACTGGAGGTTTTGAAACGTAACCCTCAGCTTCACTACTACCAAGGCTACCACGATGTGGCcgtcactctgctgctgctggtcggGGAACGGATGGCCCTCGCCATGCTGGACACCCTGTCCAACTATCACCTCAGGTTGGACTTCGTTTTTCCTGTCAGACCAAACAATAGATCTTGAGACATTTAATCCTGTGTACCCTCGgcagtttctggatgttttctttttactccTGTAGTATTTTTTACACGCTGTGAGCTCGTTTTTCattgcagtataaagtcctgcaccttcaTGGAAGCGGCAACACAactatggctagaagtagagaaaactcaaaCATCTCCTCTGTGTTGTATGAAATAGTTAGAAGACCATAAATtatcatattttattgtataatactgtaaatattttccactaCACTTATTCTGAAATTCTTCCATTTTATtgcattattatatttatgttgttatacaatgacaataaaggctttgaGTGATTCAgtgattgattttaaaaaaaaaagttacattcCTTCGATCAattgttttccaaaaaaaaccccttcaatcaacatgtacaacattttaccAGAATACTCCCAGGTGTTACGagtactgaaaaaataaaattatgagTCTGCATACTACAGATATTGTACTGTttactttggatttttttttatagatttgtctcatttctgctctgtaaacacagcctaCAAATGAGCCCAGATCAATCacaaagtccctgaatttttatcATGTAACTGTTTTTTGCACTTGAGACTTTAATGGCATCTTGGTTGTGcagattcttttgtttttgcattatttggttagagcaaatggtttatttttttgccaaaatttGAAAGGAGCATGGtgaataaaaacttaaaatatatatatcataATTTTAAGGTCAGGTTTAGTTCATTTCCAGGCTCAACCACATGCAACACATGATTAATTCAAGGCTTGTATCTATTTGTTCAATTTCTTGTTCTGATAGAAGGcgtgttttttgtgatttttaaaaaagaaacatgcctttcaaacctacTTTCACGTTTTGAGGTGAAAAGGGTAAATACTCAGATTAGCATATGATATTTATATaacttctgtctgtcttctggGTCTGCAGGGACTTCATGGATCCCACCATGGACAGCACCAAGCACATTTTGAACTATCTGATGCCTATATTGGAGCAGGTCGATCTGGAACTGCATGACTTCATGATCAGGTACAAACTCATAGATATCACACCTGCTCAAAGATTGGTTGTGCCATTACTTGAAGTAACGACCACTAGAGGGCACCGCAGTGTTGACTTTGACCTGTAAGCTTCACATTTAAAGGAATAGctgggtgttttgtttttgaattaaTGCATCAGAAGGAAATATCTCATTAGGGAATTCCAGCATCGGACAGTTCAGCATATTTTTATAGTTTCATGAAGGTTTCcactatatttatttatttacattcatttgtGAAGTCTTGCAGTAAAGTAAGCCAACATAAAAGGACATATGAAGCCGCGACTGTAGGTTAACGCTGATGTGTGCAGTGAggacagcagctctgtgtgtcGACAGTCCCTTCGCTGTCTTGTTGCCTGTTCATAATTGATACAATGCTGGCAACCTCCATATTTGCAAACAACCTGTCTACCCACATAGACACTCACATAAACCGAAAAAGcacataaaacaagacattgCACTTGGAGGAAGCAGACAGCAGGATAAACAACGCTCCACTTCAAAGTTCGGTTTGCTCTTTTTAGTGCACCTTCCTCTTCCCCTTGCCTACCTTCTTATCTCTGCCTCTTTTATTCTCTACTCTTTGTCCTTCccacctttctttttctgtctctgccacttcatttttatctctCTGTCCCTCCCATCGCACATGCTCTTTGCCCTTTGCCCCTTTGCTTTACCCCTCCCGCTGGCTTCTTTTCATTTGTCACTCCCTTCTTCTCACACACATCCTTCATCCTCCATCAGTGTTCTCATCCAATATTCGTCAACAACCTCCTCCCAGAGTTTCTCATTTGCTTAAGTTAAAAATAACAACCTGTTCGTGTCGGCACACAAGACACAGGATGTATGTGAGGTTGAAGGAAACATATTTTCATAAGATaagatcaactttatttatccctcATTGGGGAAATTTACAATATGGCTGATTCTTTATACGTCTGAGTGATTGTGAAAATGTCAGCTCATAACAGGTGGTCACATATAGACAGAGGTTATAACTTCTGTCTGTGCAAAGCTTTTGGCTTCAGTTTTGGAGACCATACTTgtagtttttcacatttttccaacAGACTTGTTTGCATACATGTTCAgggattgattgattgatcgatATTGATTATTAGTCATCAAGGAGACCGGTGTTTAGATGAAATAAATTGTGTTGGAAtgcctttatttatttctgttttacatttgaTTAATCACAAGAGATCTTATCAACATTTACCCTTCAGTGTTGATTCAATTCAACCTGTAACAATTATTTGATCAGTTGTCCAGCTCTTTTGATATTTGATTGGTCTGAGGGAttttattcaaagaaaaaaagtccaaattctCTGATTGAAGCTTATGAAaattgagggttttttttctttactaatCTGTGACAGTGGACTGAGTTTCTTTgacatttgtcatcttgggctttggggatccacatttttcaccatttgctGAGATTTTATAGCCCAAACATACAATCAAATAATTGTGACAATCATAAATTGTTTGAttatcaataaaaataatagttaGTTGCAGGCTCAGGGTTGATAGGCAGGAGAGTGGAGACTGCAGAATGACCTTTCAACAGCATGGCAATCTAAGATGCTTCACAAAAGACATTAAGCGTcactgagacaaaaaacaacacaggacaaatatgaaaatgaatgatgagcagattttttgaaaagaataaaatagaagATTAAAATGGAAACATCAAAGAATGTCCTTCAGCATATGTTGCTTGTTTATGTTTACCtctctttgtgtattttccttttgtctttagGGCGGAGGTTGGAACCATCTTTGCACTTTCCTGGCTCATCACATGGTACGGTCACGTCCTGCCAGAGTTCAAACACACCCTGAGACTCTACGACTTCTTCCTGGCCTCACATCCGCTGATGCCCATCTACCTCGCCGCTACGGTAAGACGCCATCGCCGCCGGGAGGCCAGTGACATTGTTTCGTCAGTAATCCAGGGCACATGAATAGTAGAGAGTACTGTGAAGTCAACAGACTAGTTAATTAGATCACTGCTTTTGAACAGatgagaaggagaaagaggggTACAAGAGGATGGAAAGAGGGAGGGAttacagagaaagaaaaggacgAGGATAAAGAATGACAAGGAGAGCTTATTGATGTGAGATCTTTACTTAGAAGGACGCAACATTTCGACTTATTTCATTTGCTTCTCTCTGGAATAGCTTCATATGTTCTGGCTGCTTACACCAACTGGTGCATGCTTAGTACtggaacatgtgtgtgtgtttgtggaaaaacaatatttttgtgtgtgtgcagacatcCTTTTGCTTTTTGacttgtttatttgtgtatGAAGAGGCATTTTTTAATTGAAGAGTTTGTGCATGGTGATTAGTGGGTACCACTGTgcacatgttgtgtgtctgtgagcgtgtgtgtgaagGGGCTGGGCAGAGGGAGAGCTCTGTTTGAAGTGTGTGAAACAACAAAGCAGAATGTAGTTCATGTTTCCTCCAAGGCTGAGTAGAGCACAGCATGGGGCTTTAACTCTTCATCTGCCTGTTTCACTGCTGTGCTCGTCGCGCTGGAACCAGCTAACACACAATATGTGGAATCTAATTCATGTGTCTGACCAGCCACATCTACCTCAGGATTAAACCTTTTTAACCCCTCCTCCTCAGATTGTGTTGCACAGGGAGAAGGAGGTGAAGCAGACAGAGTGTGACATGGCCATGGTCCACCACCTCCTCTCCCACATCCCCCAGGATCTGCCATATGAAATTCTGATTGGCCAGGCCCAGGACCTGTTCGACCAGTACCCTCCGTCATTACTGGCCAAACGGGCAGCGCTGCAATCTCGCAAGAGGTGAGGGGATGACAGCTGAAATTAAAATCGTTAATCTGGTAATACTGCTTAACAAAAGCAGCAAAGGTTGTTGCTCATTGAACATTTGGCTTCAGCCTACAGGctcaaaaaataatgtgttaaagtctaaaccaaagacaaaaatatatttgtatttaaaacAAGGACTTAATGAGGTGTCATGCTAATTCTTGTTCACTCTAAATCACATGAAACTGCTTCAGCGGATTGGCAAAACACACAATCGCAGGGTCAGTATTGTTCACATTAGTCTGCAAAATGTAGtgtaactaaaaaaaatacttgttgAACTTCCCAGAGCCCAATATGAAGTCTTCAGAATGCTTGTTTCATACAACTAACAGTCCAAAACTCAAAGATATTCAAGAGAAAACAGTTGCAAAACCTTACAGTTAGGAAGCTAGATGCAGTGAATGTTAGGATTTTACTTTGTATGAGGTAATTCAtcaaacttaaaaataaaaatgcttcaaTACAACATTTTACTGCGTGGAACTGTTGTGAGGTGATTGTAGGTGGTGTAATTTCTGTAGTTCCATCAGTAACCAAGAGGTGATGCTCTATCAGCACATCCTGACTCCGTCATCCAGAGGTGCTGGTAACACACACAGGCCATTTAGAGTGTGTGTGACCATCTGTGTGACCATTTTTCCCCACTTTTATTACCAAGGAGGAAACATTAGAGACCactctctcttcctctgcatATCCACGTCTATCAATCAGTCTCTTTCTTCCTGTCAGTGTCCTTCAATGTAGCTTACAGTCATTGTTTAAGGCAAGAAGTGAAGCAAGGCCTTGACTGACACACTGAAAGATACTAATGTCCCACAATACATTACCCTCTTCGCTTCCTATAGACAAGAGCTACTGAGTTAGCAGTTCTCTCAAATTGTCTCCAACTCCCTGCCTCACCTGTCTTTATCCATGACTTTATCCATCAGTCCATCTTTTCATGTCACTCCGGCTGTTCATGCTTCACCTTAGACCCGACTCTCTTCTCCATCGTGACTAACTctccccctccatcctcctcttcctctgtttcCTTTCCTTTAGCCTGTCCATCAACACCTTCCAGGCGTTTCAGCTCTCCACCCTCCACCAGAGGCCCGACTCTGTTCTCCAACGCCTCACCAAGGCCCAGGGCTCTGCCACCTCCAGACACGGTAAAAATAGTCACTGTAATCTCATTACTGACTCTGAAGGAGGACTCCACACATGCAGAGAGTGCAGACACACTTGTAGATGAGTAGAAGTGCATATTTGTTGCGCACTCTTTGAAGTcggcaaaaaaatgaatatcaactgtgaaattgtaaaaaaaacatctctacCCCGCTGAAATCGCTTGATGGATGCTCAGTTCCTCACGTTTTTGTGCTCTACATGTGAGCACGATTCTTCAAAACAAGgcaacagtaaatatgacaTCCCCCACAAACACTGCCCCCCCTTGGGCCAATCAATAACAAGTAAACAAATGTTGTAGCACCCCCACCAGACCAATCAAGTGCACATTTAAATATGCCAGAACAGAACAAAGAGACGCATCGTTCCCATAGGTTTTGTGAAAATCTGATCAGCGGCATCTGACATATTGTCTGTGATGTACCGGCAATCAAAAATATGTTGCAGCATTCCCCTCAGGCCAAACAGGGTAATTTGAAAACGGATAATATGCGCACAATTCCCTGCAGTTTCATCAGAATTCAATTAGGAGCAAGATGAAGTGCATAATGGACTGGACCTACAGAACCTCCTGATTTCACTGTAGCAAACAATGAACTGAAGTCAGAGATTTAAATCTGGCAAAGCCATTTCTGATATTGTTTCTGACCAATGTTTTCCAATAATAGgaattcagtttgttttgattCATCCTTTAGCTTTTATAAAGgttatttttttggacatttttatggatttatttcGCAGAGGCATTGGACAGAGATAGGAAATGTGGAGAGACAAGTAGTATGACATGTAGTAAATGATCAGGGAGTCTTTGCACAGGGTGTTTGCATCCATGTGGTATGTGCTGTCAGTCTACAGGTCACCCCATGACCAGCAGTTTTACAAAAGATTTTTAACATGTGGTCTAATTTTTGGAATGTTTTCTCGTTTGGTTTAGGATTTTGTTGAAATCTCTGGAAACGGCtggtaaaaaaagaacaacGAGCTGTTTTatctgcagtgttttgtttcttttactgGCAAAATCCACCTCTTCTATGCGTGATTCTTATTGCGTGCACTCAGAAAGGATTCACGGGAAATGGTGCATGCACAAGTGGACATTGTGCAGCAAACAAAAACCGTGCTGCATGATGGGTCGGTACAATGTTTCATGGTTCGGAGGTGTGCAATTACAGGTGCACTCCTCACCACCAGGTCtgtcactattattattattacataaaCACAGCAGTCATGTTTTATAATCCTTAGAATTGTTTCCATAGACCTGGATGAAAATATTGAGTTGAAACTAACAGAAatttaatatttcaattattttttcccCTATGATTAAATTGCACCAACTGTTGAGTCACTTGACTTCCAATATTTGACCAACTGTATTTCAATAAGAATCTATTGATATTAATGTCatgaatttgatttaaaaaagcaCCTCTGTGGTTACATTTTGGTCTCAAGTCAAATTAGAAAGCAGAGCCAATTCCACTAATGTAAATGGAGGTATAAAATGTAGAGAAAAAGCCTACTTAATGgataattacagtttttttgtgtctaaaATTACCTGATATTTACAGCCTTATTGACCATGCCATCAGTGATGTTGGGTGTCTTCAAATAAACCAGGACTGAGGACTTACACTGAGGCATTACACACCTGCATGCTAAAACTAATGCAATCTTAATCCAGCCCCTGCAGTCAACCTTCACAGAGGTTACAACATTTGGTTTTTACTGAAAGTGTTTGTAAATGTTTGATTTGTCTTCATGGTCACTTTAGAAgctgtggtttgtttgtgtgtactgAAGGATGAATGTAATATTTAGTATAACCTCACTGTTGAAAAGAAAcggtaaaaaaatacaaaatatggcTCCAAATAGCTGCACGAACTATAGCCTCCACACCTCTCtgaagcagtttaaaaaaaactaaatgtcatAACCTTTGTAAAGATTCTATTATTAATGCGTTAATGTTGGGTAGATGGATGTACCAATAAAAAACTGGCAACTCAGTGTGACTTTACTATAGTTAAATATAGTGATTATGCTGCTTTTTGATCAGGAAGGACACCTTGTTTTTCTATACTTAATGGATTTTGATATGCATGTTGCCCCTTTCTTATCTCTCCTTCCGCACTTTTGGTATTCCTTGATCCCCTTTTTTGCTTTCAATCCTGCTATTTTCCTCAACCTCCTTTGGTTCAGCCATGAGCATGTTGAACCCTCTTGACCCCTCCGTTGTCTGTGCTCCTCGCCGTCTGACCCCCTCCTTCTTGTTCTGTGCTCGTAGCCTCTCGACAAACAGGCCTGGAAGCAGCTTTGCCTGGGGACCGAGGCCAGCTGTGGGGGAAGGGGAACAGGATGGTAAAGATGGCAGTGTGGGGACTGTCCGCTACGCTCGGGGCAGCCGTGTTCGCCGTGGCTCAGACTGCCTTGGACTGGGGACCTGAGGTGTTACTCCAGCTGTTCTGACGAGGTGGTGGGAATATAGACTGGTCGACACACACACTGACGCATGGCGACGGCCGACGCACACACCAGCTCTCACGACAGATCGACAACTTACACAGACTCTAAAAACGGTGggagaaaaaaggaggaagtTGTTATCTTGGTGCCAAACAGGTTGTTGCTGCTCAACCAACAATGAACGTATGTTATCAACTAGTCAGCCTCAGGattcatgtgcatgtgtgtgagcaggtgtgtgtctgtggatggATTTCATGGAACAGGCCTCCAATGAACAATCCAAATGGTAATTTCACAACATTTCTTTTTGGTAAGTCAATTAAATGACCACGAAAGGATgccaaacaatcacaaagagatggAAAGAACGcgacaaagagactcaaaacaaccacaaaatgaccgcaGAGACATATGAGGCCACATTTATCAGAAAAGAAATGCATACAATCACAGTTTTGTGTCTTCCAGTCAGTGTGTCTTGCTGCTATGTAGGTGGGGTCTATGCTTGCCTTCACCCAGGGGCCCATTATCTCAGAATCCATCCTTGCATGTGAGACGCGACAACACATCACGCTCTTTCAGGCCGGCGCAACATTTTACATGTGTcgttgtttctttattttgctgATAACTTGTTTTTTTAGACAGTCACGCAAGTTTGTGCACTTCGGTTGAAAAAAGAAACGTGTTTTCAGCGCGCTTGTTGGATCAGCAGCCATATCTAAGAGCCAAAAGTGCCCGTAGCCAGCGCGATGACACATGAATACAAATTATTAACGAGCGGTGTTTCCTGCTGAAAGCTTCTGGTTATGAGCGAAGACGGAGAgcgggagagagaaagaaagaaggagcGATAGAGCGGGAGAATTTGCCTGTGAGCCTTGTATTAATTGCTTTACTCCAGGTGTTAGCGAGTTGCATTTACAGTAGagcctgacacacacacacacacacacacacacacacacacacacattaaaacgAGCTGTTGCTGGCCCAGAACGCTGCACACGGTTAGCAAGCTACACTCAGTGCAAGCAGTGGGGATTTTCCAGATGCATTTTGCAGTAGGTTTCTTTAGAatgcatttttcatattttc from Acanthochromis polyacanthus isolate Apoly-LR-REF ecotype Palm Island chromosome 11, KAUST_Apoly_ChrSc, whole genome shotgun sequence includes the following:
- the zgc:63863 gene encoding TBC1 domain family member 20, with translation MKRIKRKKQNGGVGVNGSATREPNCGRKQKLTEIHQALISDPVDIETLRRAAASRGGLLTDDMRRKAWPKLLNINVYDLPYKPGRDVRENHKDYNQVVLDVRRSMKRFPKGMPTAERAVLQEQLIDVILEVLKRNPQLHYYQGYHDVAVTLLLLVGERMALAMLDTLSNYHLRDFMDPTMDSTKHILNYLMPILEQVDLELHDFMIRAEVGTIFALSWLITWYGHVLPEFKHTLRLYDFFLASHPLMPIYLAATIVLHREKEVKQTECDMAMVHHLLSHIPQDLPYEILIGQAQDLFDQYPPSLLAKRAALQSRKSLSINTFQAFQLSTLHQRPDSVLQRLTKAQGSATSRHASRQTGLEAALPGDRGQLWGKGNRMVKMAVWGLSATLGAAVFAVAQTALDWGPEVLLQLF